One Halobacterium zhouii genomic region harbors:
- the proS gene encoding proline--tRNA ligase translates to MSDEQELGITESKEHSPGEWYAEVVQKAGLADYAPMGGFIVAMPRGYSLWESIQENLDGWYDETGVDNAYFPMFIPESYLDKEAEFVEGFDPEVAWVTHGGNEELEERLAVRPTSESIITPYMANWTRSHRDLPLRLNQWCSVVRWEATDTKPFFRTKEFLWQEGHTAHEDDEGAWAETTLRLDQYQRLYEDVLAMPVLRGRKPDHDKFPGGKVTTTVEALMPDGKSLQGATSHHLGQSFAEAYDLTFADEDEEERTAHTTSWGLSWRAIGGLVMSHSDDQGLVLPPTVAPEQVVIVPIWQEDTKKEVLQYSAELAAELEAAGVRVHLDDRDERNPGFKFNEWELKGVPVRFEIGPNEVEDEEVTLVHRPDGETHVESREGVVDATEEHLDEVYDKLYDAAAERLEENVREADSREEILGTIGQHKGYVKAPWCGDEDCEAEIKEQIHAEIVMVPFGEDAIARTASEYGGENVPEPDHEGEDCAICGEDAEQTAFFAKSY, encoded by the coding sequence ATGAGCGACGAGCAGGAACTCGGCATCACCGAGTCCAAGGAGCACAGCCCCGGCGAGTGGTACGCCGAGGTCGTCCAGAAGGCGGGCCTCGCGGACTACGCGCCGATGGGCGGGTTCATCGTGGCGATGCCCCGCGGCTACTCGCTGTGGGAGTCCATCCAGGAGAACCTCGACGGCTGGTACGACGAGACGGGCGTGGACAACGCCTACTTCCCGATGTTCATCCCGGAGTCCTACCTCGACAAGGAGGCGGAGTTCGTCGAGGGCTTCGACCCCGAGGTGGCGTGGGTGACCCACGGCGGCAACGAGGAACTGGAGGAGCGCCTCGCAGTCCGCCCCACCTCCGAATCCATCATCACGCCGTACATGGCGAACTGGACGCGGAGCCACCGCGATCTGCCCCTGCGCCTGAACCAGTGGTGTAGCGTGGTTCGGTGGGAGGCGACGGACACGAAGCCGTTCTTCCGCACGAAGGAGTTCCTCTGGCAGGAGGGGCACACGGCCCACGAGGACGACGAGGGCGCGTGGGCGGAGACGACACTGCGCCTCGACCAGTACCAGCGACTCTACGAGGACGTGCTGGCGATGCCCGTCCTGCGCGGCCGCAAGCCCGACCACGACAAGTTCCCCGGTGGGAAGGTGACGACGACGGTGGAGGCGCTGATGCCCGACGGGAAGAGCCTACAGGGCGCGACCAGTCACCACCTCGGACAGTCGTTCGCGGAGGCGTACGACCTCACGTTCGCGGACGAAGACGAAGAGGAGCGCACCGCACACACCACCTCGTGGGGGCTGTCGTGGCGCGCAATCGGCGGTCTCGTGATGAGCCACAGCGACGACCAGGGCCTCGTGCTACCGCCGACCGTCGCGCCCGAGCAGGTCGTCATCGTCCCCATCTGGCAGGAGGACACGAAGAAGGAGGTGCTCCAGTACAGCGCGGAACTCGCGGCGGAACTCGAGGCCGCGGGCGTGCGCGTCCACCTCGACGACCGCGACGAGCGCAATCCCGGATTCAAGTTCAACGAGTGGGAGCTCAAGGGCGTGCCCGTGCGCTTCGAGATCGGCCCCAACGAGGTCGAGGACGAGGAGGTCACGCTCGTCCACCGGCCCGACGGCGAGACTCACGTCGAGTCTCGCGAGGGCGTCGTCGACGCGACCGAGGAGCACCTCGACGAGGTGTACGACAAGCTCTACGACGCGGCCGCCGAGCGCTTAGAGGAGAACGTCCGGGAGGCCGACTCCCGCGAGGAGATCCTGGGCACCATCGGCCAGCACAAGGGCTACGTGAAGGCGCCGTGGTGCGGCGACGAGGACTGTGAAGCCGAGATCAAAGAGCAGATCCACGCCGAGATTGTGATGGTGCCCTTCGGGGAGGACGCCATCGCGCGCACGGCCTCGGAGTACGGCGGCGAGAACGTCCCCGAACCCGACCACGAGGGCGAGGACTGCGCAATCTGTGGCGAGGACGCCGAACAGACGGCGTTCTTCGCGAAGTCGTACTGA
- a CDS encoding S9 family peptidase produces MAYDIERYLNVRSASAPSFGPNGELAFLMETTGENQVWRVDEPEAWPDQISFGEERVTSASFSPTREELIYGMDEGGDEFVQLFRLSADGSEDVPLTDHPDAIHQFGGWSHDGDRFAFAANRRDQATFDVYVQGRDETGADATLVAEGDEYDNLSVAGWSPSDDRLVLHESHSNYDQDLHVVDVASGEVTHATEFADETRFSSVSWAPDGNGLFVCTDHGADTLYLGVLDPDGGTIEHVVDGGGWELEAVGVDPEAERLVYVRNVDGYSELTLADVHGAPLHALRQSNATTGVDELLLDPLPTPDIPEGVVMGLSFDDAAERVAIAVSAPTENTNVHVVDVETGESERWTRASTAGIPRETFRSPELVHFESFDGLDVPGFLTMPDGDGPHPVVVDIHGGPEVQRRPFFMALRQYFTDNGYAVFEPNVRGSAGYGTEYLNLDNVRNRMDSVKDLRAGVEWLTANRPIDPERVVAYGGSYGGFMVLAALTEYPDLWAAGVDIVGIANFVTFLENTGDWRRERREAEYGSLADDREFLESISPVNNAEKIRAPLLVLHGANDPRVPVDEAEQIASIASEHVPVEKTIFEDEGHGFAKHENQMTAYRQVVDFLEKHV; encoded by the coding sequence ATGGCCTACGACATCGAGCGGTATCTGAACGTCCGGAGCGCGAGCGCGCCGTCGTTCGGGCCGAACGGCGAACTCGCGTTCCTGATGGAGACGACGGGGGAAAATCAGGTGTGGCGGGTGGACGAACCCGAAGCGTGGCCCGACCAGATCTCGTTCGGCGAGGAGCGCGTGACGTCGGCGTCGTTCTCGCCGACGCGCGAGGAGTTGATCTACGGGATGGACGAGGGCGGCGACGAGTTCGTGCAGTTGTTCCGGCTGTCGGCGGACGGCAGCGAGGACGTTCCGCTCACTGACCACCCGGACGCAATCCACCAGTTCGGCGGGTGGAGCCACGACGGTGACCGGTTCGCGTTCGCGGCGAACCGGCGAGACCAGGCGACCTTCGACGTGTACGTGCAGGGGCGCGACGAGACCGGAGCGGACGCCACGCTCGTCGCGGAGGGCGACGAGTACGACAACCTCTCGGTCGCCGGGTGGAGTCCGAGCGACGACCGACTGGTGCTCCACGAGTCCCACTCGAACTACGACCAGGACCTCCACGTCGTCGACGTGGCGTCGGGCGAGGTGACCCACGCTACCGAGTTCGCCGACGAGACCCGGTTCTCGTCGGTGTCCTGGGCGCCGGACGGGAACGGACTGTTCGTCTGCACGGACCACGGCGCAGACACGCTGTACCTCGGCGTTCTCGACCCCGACGGTGGGACCATTGAGCACGTCGTCGACGGCGGCGGATGGGAACTCGAGGCGGTGGGCGTCGACCCGGAGGCCGAGCGCCTCGTGTACGTCCGCAACGTCGACGGGTACAGCGAACTCACGCTGGCTGACGTCCACGGCGCGCCGCTCCACGCGCTCCGGCAGTCTAACGCGACGACCGGCGTCGACGAACTGCTCCTCGACCCGCTCCCGACGCCGGACATCCCGGAGGGCGTCGTGATGGGGTTGAGCTTCGACGACGCCGCCGAACGCGTCGCCATCGCCGTGTCAGCGCCGACCGAGAACACGAACGTCCACGTCGTGGACGTCGAGACGGGCGAGAGCGAGCGGTGGACGCGCGCCTCCACCGCCGGCATCCCACGGGAGACATTCCGCAGCCCCGAACTCGTCCACTTCGAGAGCTTCGACGGCCTCGACGTGCCCGGATTCCTCACGATGCCCGACGGCGACGGCCCCCACCCCGTGGTGGTCGACATCCACGGCGGCCCGGAGGTCCAGCGGCGCCCGTTCTTCATGGCGCTGCGCCAGTACTTCACCGACAACGGGTACGCGGTGTTCGAGCCGAACGTGCGCGGTTCCGCGGGCTACGGGACCGAGTACCTGAACCTCGACAACGTCCGCAACCGGATGGACTCCGTGAAGGACCTCCGGGCGGGCGTGGAGTGGCTCACAGCGAACCGCCCAATCGACCCGGAGCGCGTCGTCGCGTACGGCGGCTCCTACGGCGGGTTCATGGTGCTCGCGGCGCTCACCGAGTACCCCGACCTGTGGGCTGCGGGCGTCGACATCGTCGGCATCGCGAACTTCGTGACGTTCCTCGAGAACACGGGCGACTGGCGCCGCGAACGCCGCGAGGCCGAGTACGGCAGCCTCGCCGACGACCGCGAGTTCCTGGAGTCCATCAGCCCGGTGAACAATGCGGAGAAGATCCGCGCGCCGCTGCTCGTGCTCCACGGCGCGAACGACCCCCGCGTGCCCGTCGACGAGGCCGAACAGATCGCTTCCATCGCCAGTGAGCACGTCCCCGTCGAGAAAACCATCTTCGAGGACGAGGGCCACGGGTTCGCGAAACACGAGAACCAGATGACGGCGTACCGGCAGGTCGTCGACTTCCTCGAGAAGCACGTCTGA
- a CDS encoding DoxX family membrane protein: MSLLGSESEEKRTRTDSRPKTRERSWNVQFSGEQSPKTNSTSFRLARLLYGGVLAFMAVDNFRDLEGTIEYAKSNGAPAAETTVPFVTGGLLFGGLGIAAWKLPRLAAGAVATFFVSITPVMHDFWTIEDDQQREGQMIHFLKNIALLGAALAFLRIGQDD; encoded by the coding sequence ATGTCGCTACTGGGGAGTGAATCCGAGGAGAAGCGCACCCGAACCGACTCGCGGCCGAAGACGCGCGAACGGTCCTGGAACGTCCAGTTCAGCGGCGAGCAGTCACCGAAGACGAACTCGACGTCGTTCAGGCTCGCCAGACTGCTGTACGGCGGCGTGCTGGCGTTCATGGCGGTGGACAACTTCCGCGACCTCGAGGGGACCATCGAGTACGCCAAGAGCAACGGCGCACCGGCAGCCGAGACTACGGTCCCGTTCGTCACCGGGGGTCTGCTGTTCGGCGGTCTCGGCATCGCCGCGTGGAAACTCCCACGACTCGCCGCTGGAGCGGTCGCCACCTTCTTCGTGAGCATCACGCCCGTCATGCACGACTTCTGGACCATCGAGGACGACCAGCAGCGCGAAGGGCAGATGATACACTTCCTGAAGAACATCGCCCTGCTCGGCGCAGCGCTGGCGTTCCTGCGGATCGGACAGGACGACTGA
- a CDS encoding M48 family metallopeptidase, whose protein sequence is MDAVLLVVLPAIAYVAGRIAGALAGRTQNRTTAATRLQRSNRALQAVAAAGGLGLATASRFDDAVAAATPGPPGAGVLVALAVTVLGSGALPALAVHLGTRPAWQDVVSDRLDYAGVLRRYAVGVFLVVGPAFLVVGAWVLAPSGLPGVATVVAAALLVVATLPLAGSRVVSTRRPTPAEATALPPCARGVRVRVVDTDNHPVANALAAGFLPGARYVFVTDALFAVLDREAAAAVVAHEVGHHERAHIPVRFAAMGVALVPLFLVSGGVVESFPLAVTAAGTLLLAVGPVVRWTEFDADAYAASHADPGAMQRALETLAARGLVETDRSRVVGLVSLHPSTARRIDRLEERDDTQDREHPIGETRRFAGVESDR, encoded by the coding sequence ATGGACGCGGTGCTCCTGGTCGTGCTCCCCGCAATCGCGTACGTAGCCGGCCGCATCGCAGGAGCACTCGCAGGACGCACCCAGAACCGCACGACCGCCGCGACCCGACTCCAGCGGTCGAATCGGGCGCTCCAGGCGGTCGCCGCCGCGGGCGGCCTCGGACTCGCCACGGCCTCGCGGTTCGACGACGCGGTCGCCGCGGCGACGCCCGGACCGCCCGGCGCCGGCGTGCTCGTCGCGCTCGCAGTAACGGTGCTGGGTTCGGGCGCGTTGCCGGCGCTCGCTGTCCACCTCGGGACGCGCCCGGCGTGGCAGGACGTCGTCTCCGACCGCCTCGACTACGCGGGCGTCCTCCGCCGGTACGCGGTGGGCGTGTTCCTCGTCGTCGGCCCCGCGTTCCTCGTGGTCGGGGCGTGGGTGCTCGCGCCGTCCGGGTTGCCGGGTGTCGCTACCGTCGTCGCCGCGGCGCTCCTGGTCGTCGCCACTCTCCCGCTGGCCGGGTCCCGCGTCGTGTCGACGCGCCGGCCAACACCCGCAGAAGCGACCGCGTTGCCGCCTTGCGCTCGCGGTGTGCGCGTTCGCGTCGTTGATACCGACAACCACCCCGTGGCGAACGCGCTGGCCGCCGGATTCCTGCCGGGTGCGCGGTACGTGTTCGTGACGGACGCACTGTTCGCCGTACTGGACCGGGAGGCCGCGGCCGCCGTCGTCGCACACGAGGTCGGGCACCACGAGCGAGCGCACATTCCGGTCCGGTTCGCGGCGATGGGCGTCGCACTCGTTCCGCTGTTCCTCGTGTCGGGCGGCGTCGTCGAGTCGTTTCCGCTGGCGGTCACTGCCGCCGGCACGTTGCTTCTCGCGGTCGGTCCGGTGGTCCGGTGGACGGAGTTCGACGCGGACGCGTACGCCGCCAGCCACGCCGACCCCGGAGCGATGCAGCGCGCGCTGGAGACACTCGCGGCACGCGGCCTGGTCGAAACGGACCGCTCCCGGGTCGTCGGCCTGGTGTCGCTCCACCCGTCAACCGCCCGCCGCATCGACCGACTCGAGGAGCGAGACGATACACAGGACAGGGAACACCCGATCGGGGAAACGCGGCGATTCGCTGGCGTCGAGAGCGACCGGTGA
- a CDS encoding glycosyltransferase family 4 protein yields the protein MRVAFVSETTAHHADGDDLARLDVLASCLAERGHEVDVCCAQWWEGQPDTFEYEGVTYHAVTEERGERWFAPKVAPLLRAIDPDVVHTTSRTPGHVYGARWGGVLAGAPLVCDWYDPHETTEGLRGRAYRYAARKPSEVVAPSRTVKTSVRECGANGGNVSVVPTGIDMEQIRHTTPGDGGDIVFSRRLDEDANLETLLLALAEFREYDWNCTVIGDGPARDRYERQARDLRIADRVEFVGEQSVEDRVALFKNAHVYVHTAERTSFALDLQRALACGCVSIVEYHAESSAHELVETRERGFRATSAEELVRSLVAAGDIERLAVDDEFDANDRDAFLESYLDVYREAQAEGTLF from the coding sequence ATGCGCGTGGCGTTCGTCTCGGAGACGACCGCCCACCACGCGGACGGCGACGACCTGGCGCGCCTGGACGTGCTCGCGTCCTGTCTCGCGGAGCGCGGCCACGAGGTCGACGTCTGCTGTGCGCAGTGGTGGGAGGGCCAACCGGACACGTTCGAGTACGAGGGCGTCACCTACCACGCCGTCACCGAGGAGCGCGGCGAGCGCTGGTTCGCGCCGAAGGTCGCCCCGCTCCTCCGGGCCATCGATCCGGACGTCGTGCACACGACGAGTCGGACGCCCGGTCACGTCTACGGCGCCCGGTGGGGTGGCGTGCTCGCGGGGGCGCCGCTGGTCTGTGACTGGTACGACCCACACGAAACGACGGAAGGGCTCCGCGGGCGGGCGTACCGGTACGCGGCGCGGAAGCCAAGCGAGGTCGTCGCGCCGTCGCGGACGGTAAAGACGAGCGTCCGGGAGTGTGGCGCGAACGGCGGGAACGTCTCGGTCGTCCCGACGGGCATCGACATGGAGCAAATCCGCCACACGACGCCCGGCGACGGCGGCGACATCGTGTTCTCGCGTCGACTCGACGAGGACGCCAATCTGGAGACGCTGTTGCTCGCGCTCGCGGAGTTCCGCGAGTACGACTGGAACTGCACCGTCATCGGTGACGGCCCAGCACGCGACCGCTACGAGCGACAGGCGAGGGACCTCCGCATCGCGGACCGCGTGGAGTTCGTCGGCGAACAGTCCGTCGAGGACCGGGTCGCGCTGTTCAAGAACGCCCACGTCTACGTCCACACCGCCGAGCGAACGTCGTTCGCGCTCGACCTTCAGCGGGCGCTCGCCTGCGGCTGCGTGAGCATCGTGGAGTATCACGCGGAGTCGAGCGCGCACGAACTCGTGGAGACCAGAGAGCGCGGGTTCCGCGCGACGAGCGCGGAGGAACTCGTGCGCAGTCTCGTCGCCGCTGGCGACATCGAGCGTCTCGCCGTCGACGACGAGTTCGACGCCAACGACCGCGACGCGTTCCTCGAGTCCTACCTCGACGTCTACCGGGAGGCGCAGGCCGAGGGTACGCTGTTCTGA
- a CDS encoding SDR family oxidoreductase has product MDSALVVGGTRFIGRHLVSELLDHDYRVTTFNRGNHDDPFADDDRVDRVEGDRTDQKALLTAKREVEPDVVFDNVAYKPREVESATEIFADVDAYVYISSGAAYAGDDVPKREGETELESCSAEEATDDSMETYGARKAAGDRVVFEAADRGVNAMSVRPPIVYGPHDYTERLAYWVDRVAEYDDVVVPGDGTNLWQRVYVEDVARGMRLVAENGTPGEAYNVGDQNAVTLDRMVDLIADAVGRDPERSYTSPRELSIVDLDPSDFPLYRGYPHLLDTSKIADLGYESTPLDEAMQRTVDSHLENGLTGEDEGPSREDEERLLDVLGTI; this is encoded by the coding sequence ATGGACTCCGCACTCGTCGTCGGCGGCACGCGGTTCATCGGCCGCCACCTCGTCTCGGAACTGCTCGACCACGACTACCGCGTCACGACGTTCAACCGCGGCAACCACGACGACCCGTTCGCGGACGACGACCGCGTCGACCGCGTGGAGGGCGACCGCACCGACCAGAAGGCGTTGCTCACCGCGAAGCGCGAGGTCGAACCCGACGTCGTCTTCGACAACGTGGCGTACAAGCCCCGCGAGGTCGAGAGCGCGACCGAGATTTTCGCGGACGTCGACGCGTACGTCTACATCTCCAGCGGCGCGGCGTACGCCGGTGACGACGTTCCCAAGCGCGAGGGTGAGACGGAACTCGAATCCTGTTCCGCGGAGGAAGCCACCGACGACTCCATGGAGACGTACGGCGCGCGGAAGGCCGCGGGCGACCGCGTCGTCTTCGAGGCCGCCGACCGTGGAGTGAACGCGATGTCGGTCCGTCCGCCCATCGTCTACGGCCCGCACGATTACACCGAGCGCCTCGCGTACTGGGTCGACCGTGTCGCCGAGTACGACGATGTCGTCGTGCCGGGCGACGGCACGAATCTCTGGCAGCGCGTCTACGTGGAGGACGTCGCCCGCGGGATGCGTCTGGTCGCCGAGAACGGCACGCCCGGCGAGGCCTACAACGTCGGCGACCAGAACGCGGTCACGCTCGACCGCATGGTCGACCTGATCGCCGACGCGGTTGGCCGCGACCCGGAGCGCTCGTACACCAGTCCCCGCGAACTCTCCATCGTTGACCTCGACCCCTCAGACTTCCCGCTGTACCGCGGCTACCCCCACCTGCTCGACACGTCGAAGATAGCAGACCTCGGCTACGAGTCGACGCCTCTCGACGAGGCGATGCAGCGAACCGTGGACTCGCATCTGGAGAACGGGCTCACTGGTGAGGACGAAGGCCCGAGCCGCGAGGACGAGGAGCGACTGCTCGACGTGCTCGGTACCATCTGA
- a CDS encoding NAD(P)-dependent glycerol-1-phosphate dehydrogenase, giving the protein MFEKSTWIRLPRNVVVGHDVLDQAQEVITDTHLVGSPLVVTSPTPREVAAERIVAQFEDAGADPELVVVEEASFDAVEDVLEVARGTEPGYLVGVGGGKAIDIAKMASDHIGVGFVSVPTAASHDGIVSGRGSVPEGDTRHSVAADPPIAVIADTGIIADAPWELTTAGCADIISNYTAVKDWRLAERLQNVPYSEYAGALSQMTAEMLVDSADSIKPELEESAWIVVKALVSSGVAMSIAGSSRPASGSEHLFSHQLDRIAPGKALHGHQVGVGAILAEYLHSGEQGEWRSVRDALASLDAPTTADDLGVSDDEVLEALTSAHEIRDRYTILGSGISEDAAREAATRTDVI; this is encoded by the coding sequence ATGTTCGAGAAGTCGACGTGGATTCGTCTCCCGCGGAACGTCGTGGTGGGGCACGACGTGCTCGATCAGGCCCAGGAGGTCATCACGGATACGCACCTCGTGGGGTCGCCGCTCGTCGTGACGAGTCCTACCCCCCGCGAGGTCGCCGCAGAGCGCATCGTCGCGCAGTTCGAGGACGCGGGCGCCGACCCGGAACTCGTGGTCGTCGAGGAGGCGTCGTTCGACGCCGTCGAGGACGTCCTCGAGGTCGCGCGCGGCACCGAGCCGGGCTACCTCGTGGGCGTCGGCGGCGGGAAGGCCATCGACATCGCGAAGATGGCGAGTGACCACATCGGCGTCGGGTTCGTGTCGGTGCCGACGGCCGCGAGCCACGACGGCATCGTCTCCGGGCGCGGCTCCGTCCCGGAAGGCGACACCCGGCACTCGGTGGCCGCGGACCCGCCAATCGCCGTGATCGCGGACACGGGCATTATCGCGGACGCGCCGTGGGAACTCACCACCGCGGGCTGCGCGGACATCATCTCGAACTACACCGCGGTGAAGGACTGGCGCCTCGCCGAGCGCCTCCAGAACGTGCCGTACAGCGAGTACGCGGGCGCGCTCAGCCAGATGACCGCGGAGATGCTCGTGGACAGCGCGGACTCCATCAAGCCCGAACTCGAGGAGTCCGCGTGGATCGTGGTGAAGGCGCTGGTCTCCTCGGGCGTCGCGATGAGCATCGCGGGGTCTTCGCGGCCCGCCTCGGGGAGCGAGCACCTCTTCAGCCACCAACTCGACCGCATCGCGCCGGGGAAGGCGCTGCACGGCCACCAGGTCGGCGTCGGCGCCATCCTCGCGGAGTATCTCCACTCGGGCGAGCAGGGTGAGTGGCGCTCCGTGCGGGACGCGCTCGCCAGCCTCGACGCGCCGACGACCGCCGACGACCTCGGCGTCAGTGACGACGAGGTGCTCGAGGCGCTCACGTCCGCCCACGAGATCCGGGACCGCTACACGATTCTGGGTTCGGGCATCAGCGAGGACGCCGCCCGCGAGGCCGCCACGCGGACCGACGTCATCTGA
- a CDS encoding GNAT family N-acetyltransferase, giving the protein MQIRDATPDDAPTVKSELLVPGFRETTAADPEFSELDEDGVADASIDYWLDEDDRVLFVAECDGDLVGHISGGRHDSPPIYTRGPRTHVDGLYVKPDYRLEGVASALFDRIEEWARERGCEYMGVSAHVDNAAAVEMYDDAFERKYVSYRRQVGDE; this is encoded by the coding sequence ATGCAAATACGAGATGCCACACCAGACGACGCACCGACCGTGAAATCGGAACTCCTCGTCCCGGGGTTCCGTGAGACCACTGCCGCCGACCCCGAGTTCAGCGAACTCGACGAGGACGGTGTCGCGGATGCCAGCATCGACTACTGGCTGGACGAGGACGACCGCGTGCTGTTCGTCGCCGAGTGCGACGGCGACCTCGTCGGCCACATCTCCGGTGGTCGACACGACAGCCCACCAATCTACACGAGAGGGCCTCGAACACACGTCGACGGCCTGTACGTGAAACCCGACTATCGTCTGGAAGGCGTCGCGTCCGCCCTGTTCGACCGCATCGAGGAGTGGGCCCGCGAGCGAGGCTGTGAGTACATGGGCGTCTCCGCGCACGTCGACAACGCTGCTGCCGTGGAGATGTACGACGACGCCTTCGAGCGGAAGTACGTCAGTTACCGGCGGCAGGTCGGGGACGAGTAG